A single Nostoc sp. PCC 7107 DNA region contains:
- a CDS encoding DUF6679 family protein: protein MLHRKIYQLCCDGREVCVFLRDQQRWIERARILDIEGDLVTLRYETDEEDEVCSWEEMVRLESIGAVTQKLASVPRGNVEPLLTEDCPEAERIRNHFTDSNPD from the coding sequence ATGCTACACCGCAAGATTTATCAACTGTGTTGCGATGGGCGGGAGGTATGTGTTTTCTTGCGGGACCAGCAACGCTGGATCGAACGCGCCCGCATCCTCGACATAGAGGGAGATTTGGTGACGCTACGCTATGAAACAGATGAGGAAGACGAAGTTTGTTCTTGGGAAGAAATGGTTCGCCTCGAAAGTATTGGCGCTGTCACTCAAAAGTTAGCTTCCGTACCACGGGGTAATGTCGAACCTCTCCTAACTGAAGATTGTCCTGAAGCTGAACGCATCCGTAACCATTTTACCGATTCCAATCCTGATTAA
- a CDS encoding Nif3-like dinuclear metal center hexameric protein produces MKIVDLITWFEAWANPAWSESWDNCGWQVEPGVLQESARVLVCLTPTLAVMEEAIANNANLIFAHHPLIFAPPKSFRRGDAISEMVRSAFTHNIGIYTAHTNFDQVQDGTADVLAQILNLQEVTPIVPTVSGLGYGRVGVLEKLLTLQELLGIIQQRLKPPDLIFSPTADLQQTISRVAVLGGSGASYISVVVKTGAQVYLTSDCKFHQFQESRDRGLILVDAGHYATERPACDRLSQKFISLNLDWVQLSQQDEDFRQFCIAGGRMQ; encoded by the coding sequence ATGAAAATTGTTGATTTAATAACCTGGTTTGAAGCATGGGCAAATCCAGCATGGAGTGAAAGCTGGGATAATTGTGGCTGGCAAGTTGAGCCTGGTGTTTTGCAGGAGTCGGCGCGGGTGTTAGTGTGTTTAACGCCGACTTTGGCGGTAATGGAGGAAGCGATCGCCAACAATGCTAATCTCATATTTGCCCATCATCCGTTAATTTTTGCTCCTCCTAAATCTTTCCGCCGAGGTGATGCAATATCCGAAATGGTACGGTCAGCTTTTACCCACAATATTGGTATATACACTGCTCATACTAATTTCGACCAAGTACAAGACGGTACGGCTGATGTTTTGGCGCAAATTCTCAATCTTCAAGAAGTTACGCCCATTGTACCGACTGTCTCCGGCTTGGGTTACGGACGGGTTGGTGTACTGGAAAAATTACTGACACTACAAGAGTTACTGGGAATAATTCAACAGCGACTCAAGCCCCCTGATTTGATTTTCTCCCCAACCGCTGATTTACAGCAAACAATTTCACGGGTGGCTGTTTTGGGTGGTTCCGGCGCGAGTTACATTTCGGTGGTGGTGAAAACGGGGGCGCAAGTTTATTTAACTTCTGATTGTAAATTTCATCAGTTTCAAGAAAGCCGCGATCGCGGTTTAATTTTAGTTGATGCTGGACATTACGCAACGGAACGCCCGGCTTGCGATCGCTTGTCACAAAAATTTATATCTTTAAATCTTGACTGGGTACAGTTGAGTCAACAGGATGAAGATTTCCGCCAATTTTGTATAGCAGGAGGCAGAATGCAGTAA
- a CDS encoding secondary thiamine-phosphate synthase enzyme YjbQ: MVHYQKLLRVSTTGKSFHNITAKIEAIVSESGVETGLCTLFLRHTSASLVIQENADPDVLVDLANFMAKLVPESGGYIHDAEGPDDMPAHIRSALTHTSEHIPINRGYLVLGTWQGIYVWEHRQRSHVRELVVHISG; this comes from the coding sequence ATGGTTCACTACCAAAAGCTACTGAGAGTTTCTACTACTGGCAAATCTTTTCACAATATTACTGCCAAAATTGAAGCGATAGTCTCTGAATCTGGCGTAGAAACTGGTCTTTGCACTTTATTTTTACGCCACACTTCCGCGAGTTTAGTCATCCAAGAAAATGCTGATCCAGATGTATTAGTAGATTTAGCTAACTTTATGGCTAAACTAGTCCCAGAATCCGGTGGATACATTCATGATGCGGAAGGGCCGGATGATATGCCAGCACATATCCGTTCAGCATTAACTCACACTTCTGAACATATACCTATTAATCGCGGTTATTTGGTATTGGGTACTTGGCAGGGAATTTATGTTTGGGAACACCGTCAACGCAGTCATGTGCGCGAGTTAGTTGTGCATATTTCTGGCTAA
- the namA gene encoding NADPH dehydrogenase NamA has translation MAHLFEAFKIREITLRNRIVVSPMCQYSSTNGYANDWHLVHLASRAVGGAGLVFTEAAAIEARGRISPQDLGIWSDEHIESLAKIVELIHNFGAVAGIQLAHAGRKASTAKPSRGGKALDESQEGWRPVVSSSAIAFSKESPVPQALSITEIQQIIQAFVQATQRSLHAGFKVIEIHAAHGYLLHQFLSPLANQRQDEYGGSFENRTRLLLEVVTAVRQIWPETYPLFVRISATDWIDKGWNIEQSVALSEKLKTLGVDFIDCSSGGIIPGINIPVKPGYQTQFAERIRREAKIPTGAVGLITSPEQADQIIQTEVADLVLLGRELLRNPYWPHLAAKKLGHEKLWPVQYDRAWV, from the coding sequence ATGGCACATTTGTTTGAAGCATTCAAGATTCGGGAAATCACCTTGCGTAACCGTATTGTCGTTTCACCCATGTGTCAATACTCTAGTACAAATGGGTATGCAAACGATTGGCACCTAGTACATTTAGCTTCTCGCGCAGTTGGCGGTGCTGGTTTAGTATTCACAGAAGCAGCGGCGATAGAAGCGCGTGGGCGAATTAGTCCGCAAGATTTGGGTATATGGTCAGACGAACACATAGAAAGTTTAGCTAAAATTGTCGAATTAATTCATAACTTTGGTGCAGTTGCAGGGATACAACTCGCCCATGCAGGGAGAAAAGCCAGCACAGCTAAACCTAGTCGTGGCGGAAAAGCCTTAGATGAATCACAAGAAGGTTGGCGACCTGTAGTTTCTAGTAGTGCGATCGCCTTTAGTAAAGAAAGTCCAGTACCACAAGCCTTGAGTATCACCGAAATTCAACAAATTATTCAGGCTTTTGTCCAAGCAACCCAACGTTCACTCCACGCTGGCTTCAAAGTTATCGAAATTCATGCAGCCCACGGCTACCTACTTCACCAATTTCTCTCACCCTTAGCAAATCAGCGTCAAGATGAATATGGTGGTAGTTTTGAAAATCGGACTCGTTTGTTATTAGAAGTTGTGACAGCTGTGCGCCAAATCTGGCCAGAAACCTATCCCTTATTTGTGCGTATCTCCGCCACCGATTGGATAGACAAAGGTTGGAACATTGAACAAAGTGTAGCCTTGAGCGAGAAACTCAAAACTTTAGGTGTAGACTTCATTGACTGTTCCTCTGGGGGAATTATCCCTGGCATTAACATTCCCGTCAAACCCGGTTATCAAACGCAATTTGCCGAACGTATCCGTAGGGAAGCAAAAATCCCTACAGGCGCAGTCGGCTTAATTACCTCTCCCGAACAAGCAGACCAAATTATTCAAACAGAAGTAGCCGACTTAGTTTTGTTGGGGCGCGAATTACTCCGCAATCCCTACTGGCCACATCTAGCAGCCAAAAAACTAGGACACGAAAAACTCTGGCCAGTGCAATACGATCGCGCCTGGGTGTAG